In Diadema setosum chromosome 19, eeDiaSeto1, whole genome shotgun sequence, a genomic segment contains:
- the LOC140242493 gene encoding uncharacterized protein, with amino-acid sequence MQIFRDDLKIISVIEIQNDMINTVRGILKEFETGSIVTRGSSGSCMVHSSKTTDSRVQEKRIRTFCRSTKSRLNRLGERNGRHLRDKCELLIFQSLVQPQKSDPPELSINEESLCNISNKSQLRPEEVKGLYEHLELILTRNAGLREEERYHITQFILDAYEEDLKCQTANAHGNSLSPRYTIAQKDTPDGRIVGFWVEKIMNIGDSKIQYHVFTTICDYL; translated from the exons ATGCAAATATTCAGAGACGATTTAAAAATAATCTCTGTTATTgaaatacaaaatgacatgaTCAATACTGTCAGGGGCATATTAAAGGAGTTTGAAACAGGCAGCATAGTAACGCGAGGATCGTCTGGGAGTTGCATGGTGCATTCAAGCAAGACCACTGACAGTCGG GTGCAGGAAAAGCGAATACGGACGTTTTGTAGGTCTACAAAGAGTCGGCTAAATCGCCTCGGAGAACGCAATGGAAGACATTTGCGAGACAAGTGTGAACTCCTCATCTTTCAGTCTCTCGTCCAACCACAAAAAAGTGATCCCCCTGAACTGAGCATCAACGAAGAGAGCttgtgtaatatttcaaat AAGAGCCAGCTGAGACCTGAAGAGGTTAAGGGTCTTTATGAACATCTGGAACTCATTCTTACCAGGAATGCAGGATTACGCGAAGAGGAGCGATATCACATAACGCAGTTTATCCTTGATGCTTATGAAGAAGACCTGAAGTGCCAAACAGCCAATGCCCAT GGGAACAGTCTTTCACCAAGGTATACAATTGCTCAAAAGGACACTCCGGATGGTCGTATCGTCGGATTTTGGGTGGAGAAGATTATGAATATAGGTGACAGTAAAATCCAGTATCATGTATTCACTACCATCTGTGATTACCTGTAA